The following proteins are co-located in the Ascochyta rabiei chromosome 8, complete sequence genome:
- a CDS encoding exosome 3'->5 exonuclease subunit ski4 (Csl4) has translation MAVPPVALPGQLLGSADKYLPGPGTHMHDSQIYASIAGPVITSATPKTTQTKPSPLLSIQRPSTSTDPGILGTGSGGGGTILPEVNSIVLALITRLGPRFATCEILVIDNVVCRESFQGQIRREDIRATEKDKIKMEESFRVGDLIRGTVISLGDQSNYYVSTSENEFGVVMARSEEGRLMYPVSWKEFRDPVTGRGESRKAAKPF, from the coding sequence ATGGCCGTCCCCCCCGTAGCCCTCCCAGGCCAGCTGCTCGGCAGCGCAGACAAATACCTCCCAGGCCCAGGCACGCACATGCACGACTCACAGATCTACGCCTCGATAGCCGGGCCCGTCATCACATCCGCAACCCCCAAAACCACACAAACCAAGCCCTCGCCGCTCCTCTCGATACAACGcccctccacctccaccgaCCCAGGCATCCTGGGCACCGGCtcaggcggcggcggcaccATCCTGCCCGAAGTCAACTCCATCGTGCTCGCCCTCATCACGCGCCTGGGGCCCCGCTTCGCCACGTGCGAAATCCTCGTCATCGACAACGTCGTCTGCCGCGAGTCGTTCCAGGGCCAGATCCGGCGCGAGGACATACGCGCCACGGAGAAGGACAAGATCAAGATGGAGGAGAGCTTCCGCGTCGGTGATTTGATCAGGGGCACTGTCATTAGTCTGGGCGATCAGAGCAACTACTACGTCAGCACGAGCGAGAACGAATTTGGTGTTGTCATGGCAAGGAGCGAGGAGGGGCGCCTTATGTATCCGGTTAGCTGGAAGGAGTTTCGGGATCCTGTCACCGGGAGGGGGGAGAGTAGGAAGGCTGCTAAGCCGTTTTGA
- a CDS encoding 3-hydroxyisobutyryl-CoA hydrolase, protein MSLCTLARKTPTPLSWASRTRTVTVMPLRARITNPAWRTGTRMYSTPTEDLINPQKDDDPDDVIFTNNYGVRSIELNRPKKLNSLNGSMARKIIPRLQEWAKSELAGVVIIKGSGRAFCAGGDVAALAQWNKTGAEGQQKSSDYFGLEYKLDHLIATYTKPYIAFMDGITMGGGVGLSVHAPFRIATENTLFAMPETTIGFFPDVGASFFLPRMEGALGTYLALTSEQLRGVDAFYHGVATHYVHSSTLQQLESRLAELQFPDYMELNDRFKIINATIEEYSTGLPADKPAISGELRRVVDRVFHVDQPNIKAILTSLQEVANDEKASKPLSTWAKKTIETIETRSPTSVAVTLEQMRTGRQWSIAQTFQKEYDIASSFMAHPDFVEGVTAKLIERKKERPNWQPNTLGDVNMKDVHAFFVGKKNGEQLPLITGADYNEYPHAWIGLPREEEILSEMSGKKADDALASLLEKYEGKQGVREKVAEVLARHS, encoded by the exons atgtCTCTCTGCACATTAGCACGAAAGACCCCCACGCCGCTGAGCTGGGCCTCACGGACACGGACAGTAACCGTCATGCCTTTGCGCGCAAGGATTACAAATCCTGCTTGGAGGACCGGCACGAGGATG TACTCAACACCGACCGAGGACCTGATCAACCCCCAGAAGGATGACGACCCCGACGATGTCATCTTCACCAACAACTACGGCGTGCGCAGCATCGAGCTCAACCGACCGAAGAAGCTCAACTCCCTGAACGGCTCCATGGCGCGCAAGATCATCCCTAGGCTGCAGGAGTGGGCCAAGTCGGAACTGGCCGGTGTAGTCATCATCAAGGGCTCAGGCCGTGCCTTCTGTGCAGGAGGAGACGTCGCAGCGCTCGCACAGTGGAACAAGACAGGCGCTGAAGGACAGCAAAAGAGCTCGGACTACTTTGGACTGGAATACAAGCTGGACCACCTGATCGCGACGTACACAAAGCCCTACATCGCCTTCATGGACGGTATCACCATGGGTGGGGGTGTCGGCCTGTCCGTCCACGCACCCTTCAGGATTGCAACCGAGAACACCCTCTTCGCCATGCCTGAGACGACAATTGGCTTCTTCCCGGACGTTGGCGCATCCTTCTTCCTGCCGCGCATGGAAGGTGCTCTTGGAACATACCTTGCCCTCACCTCTGAGCAGTTGAGAGGCGTCGATGCCTTCTACCACGGCGTCGCAACCCACTACGTCCACTCCTCCACCCTGCAGCAACTGGAGTCGCGTCTTGCCGAGCTTCAATTCCCCGACTACATGGAATTGAACGACCGCTTCAAGATCATCAACGCCACCATCGAAGAGTACAGCACCGGTCTTCCCGCTGACAAGCCCGCCATCTCTGGTGAGCTCCGCAGAGTTGTTGACCGCGTCTTCCACGTCGACCAGCCGAACATCAAGGCCATTCTCACTTCTCTCCAGGAAGTCGCCAACGATGAGAAAGCATCCAAGCCCCTCAGCACATGGGCCAAGAAGACCATCGAAACTATCGAGACCCGCTCCCCCACCTCGGTCGCTGTTACTCTCGAGCAGATGCGAACCGGTCGCCAGTGGTCCATCGCCCAGACCTTCCAGAAGGAGTACGATATCGCCTCGTCGTTCATGGCGCACCCCGACTTCGTTGAGGGTGTGACCGCAAAGCTGATTGAGAGAAAGAAAGAGCGCCCGAACTGGCAACCAAACACTCTCGGCGATGTCAACATGAAGGACGTTCACGCCTTCTTCGTCGGCAAGAAGAATGGCGAGCAGCTGCCCCTGATCACAGGTGCGGATTACAACGAGTACCCGCATGCGTGGATTGGGTTGCCAAGGGAGGAGGAGATTTTGAGCGAAATGAGCGGCAAGAAGGCTGATGACGCTCTTGCGAGTCTGCTCGAGAAGTACGAGGGCAAGCAGGGTGTACGAGAGAAGGTCGCCGAGGTTTTGGCGCGACACTCGTAG
- a CDS encoding Ras GTPase tem1, with protein MDAPPEQQQPVADAQDAQKHAEHTLDVDADASSSTVTANPVSPPPHFHPSNASSNGYTPDPPRPSTSYSDTGYQYPHHGARFNSSDADTPPRHPYHDGTKETHMAHPHSRPSSQMGRYSTSDAGARSNSYQDQNARGAQPAQEPAKNSSVVIKVGMVGDAQIGKTSLMVKYVEGSWDEDYIQTLGVNFMEKTISIRNTEITFSIWDLGGQREFVNMLPLVCNDAVAILFMFDLTRKSTLNSIKEWYRQGRGFNKTAIPFLVGTKYDHFVNFPREEQEEISNQAKRFARAMKASLIFSSTSHSINVQKIFKIVLSKAFDLKCTIPEIENVGEPLLLYQAV; from the exons ATGGACGCCCCGCccgagcagcagcagcccgTCGCCGACGCCCAGGACGCGCAGAAACACGCGGAGCACACGCTCGACGTCGACGCCGacgccagcagcagcaccgtCACCGCCAACCCCgtctcgccgccgccgcactTCCACCCCAGCAACGCCAGCAGCAACGGCTACACCCCCGACCCCCCGCGGCCCTCGACCTCGTACTCGGACACGGGCTACCAGTACCCCCACCATGGCGCCCGCTTCAACTCGTCCGACGCAGACACCCCGCCGCGCCACCCCTACCACGACGGCACCAAGGAGACACACATGGCCCACCCGCACTCGCGCCCCTCGTCGCAGATGGGCCGCTACTCCACCTCGGACGCCGGCGCCCGCTCCAACTCGTACCAGGACCAGAACGCCCGCGGCGCGCAGCCCGCCCAGGAGCCCGCCAAGAACTCCAGCGTCGTCATCAAGGTCGGCATGGTCGGCGACGCCCAGATCGGCAAGACCAGTCTGATGGTCAAGTACGTCGAGGGCAGCTGGGACGAAGACTACATCCAGACCTTGG GCGTCAACTTTATGGAAAAGACAATCTCCATTCGAAACACGGAAATCACCTTCTCCATCTGGGACCTGGGCGGCCAGCGCGAGTTCGTCAACATGTTGCCGCTCGTCTGCAACGACGCCGTCGCCATCCTCTTCATGTTCGACCTGACGCGCAAGAGCACACTCAATTCCATCAAGGAATGGTACCGCCAGGGCCGAGGCTTCAACAAGACTGCCATTCCCTTTCTCGTCGGCACAAAGTACGACCACTTTGTCAACTTCCCCCgcgaggagcaggaggagatCTCCAACCAG GCCAAGCGCTTCGCCCGCGCCATGAAGGCCAGCCTCATCTTCAGCAGCACAAGTCACAGTATCAACGTGCAGAAG ATCTTCAAGATTGTCCTGTCCAAGGCATTCGACCTCAAGTGCACCATCCCGGAGATAGAAAACGTCGGCGAGCCTCTCCTCCTCTACCAGGCCGTCtag
- a CDS encoding translation elongation factor Tu, with translation MSSFSRLFQRTARSAFQYQRGVNPVQNALGAQGTGRWMNGVRNYAAFTRDKPHVNIGTIGHVDHGKTTLTAAITKRQAEKGYAKFLEYGAIDKAPEERKRGITISTAHIEYQTDNRHYAHVDCPGHADYIKNMITGAANMDGAIIVVAASDGQMPQTREHLLLARQVGVQKIVVFVNKVDAVEDPEMLELVEMEMRELLSSYGFEGDETPIVMGSALCSLEGRRPEIGETKIDELLEAVDSWIPTPTRETEKPFLMAIEDVFSIAGRGTVVSGRVERGILKRDQEVELVGKGTAPIKTKVTDIETFKKSCEESRAGDNSGLLLRGVKREDVRRGMVVSVPGQVKAHRKFLVSMYVLSKEEGGRHTGFGDNYRPQMFIRTADESCALTWPEGTEDASSKLVMPGDNVEMVCELHQPHVLEQGQRFNMREGGRTVATGLVTRVIS, from the exons ATGTCGAGCTTCTCGCGACTCTTCCAGCGCACTGCGCGCAGTGCCTTCCAGTACCAGCGCGGCGTCAACCCCGTCCAGAATGCTCTCGGAGCGCAGGGCACTGGCAGGTGGATGAACGGCGTCAGGAACTACGCTGCCTTCACCCGTGACAAGCCCCACGTCAACATTG GTACCATTGGCCACGTCGATCACGGAAAG ACAACCCTCACAGCCGCCATCACCAAGCGCCAGGCCGAGAAGGGCTACGCCAAGTTCCTCGAGTACGGTGCCATCGACAAGGCGCCTGAGGAGCGCAAGCGTGGTATCACCATCTCCACCGCCCACATCGAGTACCAGACCGACAACCGCCACTATGCCCACGTCGACTGCCCCGGTCACGCCGATTACATCAAGAACATGATCACAGGTGCCGCCAATATGGACGGTgccatcatcgtcgtcgctgcCTCCGACGGTCAGAT GCCCCAGACCCGTGAGCACTTGCTCCTCGCCCGCCAGGTCGGTGTCCAGAAGATTGTTGTCTTCGTCAACAAGGTCGATGCCGTCGAGGACCCCGAGATGTTGGAGCTCGTCGAGATGGAGATGCGCGAACTCCTTTCCAGCTACGGTTTCGAGGGCGACGAGACACCCATCGTCATGGGTTCTGCCCTGTGCTCTCTCGAGGGCCGCAGGCCCGAGATTGGTGAAACCAAGATCGATGAGCTCCTCGAGGCTGTCGACAGCTGGatccctacccctacccgtGAGACCGAGAAGCCCTTCCTCATGGCCATTGAGGACGTTTTCTCCATTGCCGGCCGTGGTACCGTCGTCTCTGGACGTGTCGAGCGTGGTATCCTGAAGCGCGACCAGGAAGTCGAGCTTGTCGGTAAGGGCACCGCGCCCATCAAGACCAAGGTCACCGACATCGAGACCTTCAAGAAGTCCTGCGAGGAGTCGCGTGCCGGTGACAACTCCGGTCTCCTCCTCCGTGGTGTTAAGCGTGAGGACGTCCGTCGTGGTATGGTTGTCTCCGTTCCCGGACAGGTCAAGGCGCACAGGAAGTTCCTCGTCTCCATGTACGTCCTCAGTAAGGAGGAGGGTGGTCGCCACACTGGCTTCGGCGACAACTACAGGCCGCAGATGTTCATCCGAACTGCTGACGAGTCCTGCGCGCTCACATGGCCCGAGGGCACCGAGGACGCTTCCTCCAAGCTTGTCATGCCCGGTGACAACGTCGAGATGGTCTGCGAGCTCCACCAGCCCCACGTTCTTGAGCAGGGTCAGCGCTTCAACATGCGTGAGGGTGGCCGCACTGTTGCCACTGGTCTTGTCACCCGTGTCATCAGTTAG
- a CDS encoding Ribosome assembly protein rrb1 produces the protein MAKRPADADAAQAADAIKNGERPMDVDATDDGLDFEDEFEDEFESEDEILEAGVDGRPDDEREAEERQHAMDVDQDTFIPGRHKLSAGETLAPDLSTYEMLHTLDAPWPCLSCDILPDSLGADRKTYPATIYAVAGTQAAQGRDKENQIMVMKMSSLSRMEKDDADADDDDDDDDDDDASDPILETKSIPLNSCTNRIRAHQSPQATSARPPTTLTAAMMESGQVLIHDVTPHLTSFDTPGTTITPTQNKPVCTIRAHKANEGYALDWSPLVPEGKLLTGDVAGNIFTTTRTQGGGFVTDTTPFTGHKGTVEELQWSPTEKHVFASASNDGCVKIWDARSKSRKAAVSVQVSNTDVNVLSWSHQTAHLLATGADDGEWAVWDLRQWKPTTSMDASSKHAPVANFTFHKEQITSVEWHPTDDSIVAVCAGDNTLTLWDLAVELDDEESRDTAGVQDVPPQLLFVHYMDQIKEAHWHPQIPGTIMATGGSGFGVFKTISV, from the exons ATGGCCAAGCGAcccgccgacgccgacgcaGCCCAGGCGGCCGACGCCATCAAGAACGGCGAGCGGCCCATGGACGTCGATGCCACCGACGACGGCCTCGACTTCGAGGACGAGTTCGAGGACGAGTTCGAGAGCGAAGACGAGATCCTCGAGGCCGGTGTCGACGGCCGTCCAGACGACGAGCGCGAGGCCGAGGAGCGCCAGC ACGCCATGGACGTCGACCAGGACACCTTCATCCCCGGCCGCCACAAGCTCTCCGCCGGCGAGACGCTCGCCCCCGACCTGTCCACGTACGAGATGCTGCACACCCTCGACGCCCCCTGGCCGTGTCTGTCGTGCGACATCCTCCCCGACAGCCTCGGCGCAGACCGCAAGACGTACCCCGCCACCATCTACGCCGTTGCCGGCACTCAGGCCGCCCAGGGGAGAGACAAGGAGAACCAGATCATGGTCATGAAGATGAGCAGCCTGTCGCGCATGGAAAAGgacgacgccgacgccgacgacgacgacgatgacgacgacgacgacgacgctTCAGACCCCATCCTCGAGACCAAGTCGATACCGCTGAACAGCTGCACCAACCGCATACGCGCCCACCAGTCGCCCCAGGCCACCTCGGCCCGACCCCCCACCACCCTCACGGCCGCCATGATGGAGTCGGGCCAGGTCCTCATCCACGACGTCACTCCGCACCTCACCTCCTTCGACACCCCCGGCACCACAATCACCCCGACACAGAACAAGCCCGTCTGCACCATCCGCGCCCACAAGGCCAACGAGGGCTACGCGCTCGACTGGTCGCCCCTCGTCCCCGAAGGCAAGCTGCTCACCGGCGACGTCGCAGGCAACATCTTCACAACCACTCGCACCCAGGGCGGCGGCTTCGTCACCGACACAACCCCCTTCACCGGCCACAAGGGCACCGTCGAGGAGCTGCAGTGGTCGCCCACCGAGAAGCACGTCTTTGCCTCGGCCTCCAACGACGGCTGCGTCAAGATCTGGGACGCCCGCTCCAAGTCGCGAAAGGCCGCCGTCAGCGTCCAGGTCTCCAACACCGACGTCAACGTCCTCTCCTGGTCGCACCAGACCGCCCACCTGCTGGCTACGGGCGCCGACGACGGGGAATGGGCCGTCTGGGACCTGCGCCAGTGGAAGCCCACCACCTCCATGGACGCGTCTTCCAAACACGCGCCCGTCGCAAACTTCACCTTCCACAAGGAGCAGATCACATCCGTCGAGTGGCATCCCACAGACGACAGCATCGTCGCTGTCTGCGCCGGCGACAACACCCTGACACTCTGGGACTTGGCCGTAGagctcgacgacgaggagaGCAGAGACACGGCCGGCGTGCAGGACGTGCCGCCCCAGCTGCTGTTTGTGCACTACATGGATCAGATCAAGGAGGCCCACTGGCACCCGCAGATTCCGGGGACCATCATGGCGACCGGCGGGTCAGGATTCGG TGTTTTCAAAACCATCAGCGTGTAA
- a CDS encoding zinc finger transcriptional activator translates to MPGSHSQASPPRPGGAGGAGGGGGAAGAGAAGAGAGGGAGQPSSHTRTYQACIPCRRRKVRCDLGPVDNPHDPPCVRCRRESKECFFSATRRKRKQDGDDELDEQDDYEVRNARKRSRPHDMEPPEPLVAGHNGAYVSQPLTPGGSVGRYEPLRRPTTSASMHPVEQSDEDIKVNNESVATLQTGEIYSGHDALNLLFEAARNGGMGMGMDMDLHRRTASTSSLHRPALASTPGSHTFGSPHRSHSHAAADPVVDPAISQPPPPPPPPQQSPQPPQPPQPLQTQPPQPPQPQPPLPPPPPQPQPQPPLLPDPPNEAAFGEALKAWTRFRFVRAGWLTAKEAIAYIDYFYAYLSPLTPIVVPDYRDHAFHAKLLKEEPMLVVTLLTISSRYSQPSGTTNAGAASRAYLIHEKLWKYLQRMIDRMIFGQEQFGGGFCGAGQQPGSDVNPLSRKGLRTLGTVESLMLLTEWHPRALHFPPGDDDDELVLPDDLDHEKGPKADMYKGVGDKRIDSWLEPCWRSDRMCWMLLGNAMTLAFEIGVFDETSEIEFEEANQHLSHATVKSYFRRKSHLKNLLIIYVTQTSGRLGLTSMLPKIDHRDENFIGGLTPNELYQQRVNGIKAPPMQFGTRPSAAQDGQRLPLESVAHQERHAVQDLVLDFWTRIARIMEMGNLKLFSNRRKTRELLKSGQYEEMLKFFQGPLTEWKNCFDRATQVPTQLRHVLIIEFEYTRVYLNSLALQAVVERCTHNTPLQTHANLSTARTPTNGIAPGPGDGGAIPFSTLTKWYANDRHYINEVIDASRNVLKVVVDGLYPGDYLRHAPVRTFFRIVSVAIILLKTFALGATEEDVAVSLALLSGAVDALRTSIVDDVHVGNRFADLVETLTHRIRSRFVRLAANAPTSLSRAGSRSPIQAPPMPPPAPLNHLANAYLGSSSAAFAPPGSGTGTSIPGSPSLGGFTASGSGRGTPLSHLHSHSLWGISAEHYDPNSNSISIMPPPGFHSFPHPTPNTNPTPNTPGGSNVHENGNNSTNSSHGEGNANGSWSQWANSGASWGGAGNDQDWLALPLDPLLDQWGAEINQTAMGPDVGGMDMLDILLNMGGPPGSTS, encoded by the exons ATGCCGGGCTCGCACTCGCAGGCATCGCCGCCGCGCccaggaggagcaggaggagcaggaggaggaggaggagcagcaggagcaggagcagcaggtgcaggagcaggaggaggagcaggacaGCCGTCGTCGCACACACGCACCTACCAGGCGTGCATACCGTGCCGGCGCAGGAAAGTGCGCTGCGACCTGGGCCCCGTGGACAACCCGCACGATCCGCCGTGTGTGCGCTGCCGGCGCGAGAGCAAGGAGTGCTTCTTCTCGGCCACGCGCCGCAAGCGCAAGCAGGATGGCGACGATGAGCTGGACGAGCAGGACGACTACGAGGTCCGCAACGCGAGGAAGCGCTCGCGCCCGCACGACATGGAGCCGCCAGAGCCCCTCGTCGCCGGCCACAACGGCGCCTACGTCTCGCAGCCGCTGACGCCCGGCGGCTCCGTGGGGCGCTATGAGCCGCTGCGACGGCCGACGACGTCGGCCTCGATGCACCCCGTCGAGCAGAGCGATGAGGACATCAAGGTCAACAACGAGTCGGTCGCCACCCTGCAGACGGGCGAGATCTACAGCGGCCACGATGCCCTCAACCTGCTGTTCGAGGCCGCCCGCAACGGCggcatgggcatgggcatggACATGGACCTGCACCGCCGCACCGCCAGCACCTCGAGCCTGCACCGCCCGGCCCTGGCCAGCACCCCGGGCTCGCACACCTTTGGCAGCCCCCACCGCAGCCACTCgcacgccgccgccgacccCGTCGTCGACCCCGCCATCTcacaaccaccaccaccgccaccaccgccacagCAATCGCCGCAGCCACCACAGCCACCACAGCCACTGCAGACACAACCACCGCAAccaccacaaccacaaccaccactaccgccgccaccgccccagccacagccacagccgcCTCTGCTGCCAGACCCGCCCAACGAGGCGGCCTTTGGCGAGGCGCTCAAGGCCTGGACACGCTTCCGCTTCGTGCGCGCCGGCTGGCTGACGGCCAAGGAGGCCATTGCCTACATCGACTACTTCTACGCCTACCTGTCCCCGCTGACCCCCATCGTCGTCCCGGACTACCGCGACCATGCCTTCCACGCCAAGCTGCTCAAGGAGGAGCCCATGCTGGTCGTCACCCTGCTCACCATCTCCTCGCGCTACTCGCAGCCGAGCGGCACCACAAACGCCGGCGCTGCCTCCCGCGCCTACCTCATCCACGAGAAGCTATGGAAGTACCTGCAGCGCATGATAGACCGCATGATCTTCGGCCAGGAGCAGTTCGGCGGCGGCTTCTGCGGCGCCGGACAGCAGCCCGGATCAGACGTGAACCCACTCTCACGCAAGGGCCTGCGCACCCTCGGCACAGTCGAGAGCCTCATGCTGCTCACCGAGTGGCACCCGCGCGCGCTGCACTTCCCGcccggcgacgacgacgacgagctgGTCCTCCCCGACGATCTCGACCACGAAAAGGGTCCCAAGGCCGACATGTACAAGGGCGTGGGTGACAAGCGCATCGACAGCTGGCTGGAACCCTGCTGGCGGAGCGACCGTATGTGCTGGATGCTACTCGGCAACGCCATGACGCTCGCCTTTGAGATCGGAGTCTTCGACGAGACGAGCGAAATCGAGTTTGAAGAAGCGAACCAGCATCTCTCTCACGCCACCGTCAAGTCGTACTTTCGGCGGAAGAGCCATCTCAAGAACCTGCTCATCATATACGTCACCCAGACGAGCGGCCGTTTGGGGCTGACATCGATGCTGCCCAAGATCGACCATCGCGACGAGAACTTCATCGGAGGGCTCACACCAAACGAACTGTACCAGCAGCGTGTGAATGGCATCAAGGCACCGCCAATGCAGTTCGGCACGCGTCCCAGCGCTGCGCAAGACGGCCAGCGGCTACCGCTGGAGTCTGTCGCCCATCAGGAACGACACGCTGTACAGGACCTGGTGCTCGACTTTTGGACGCGTATAGCGAGAATCATGGAGATGGGCAACTTGAAGCTGTTCTCGAATCGGCGCAAGACGAGAGAGCTGCTCAAGTCAGGCCAGTACGAGGAGATGTTGAAGTTCTTCCAAGGTCCGTTGACGGAGTGGAAGAACTGCTTTGATCGCGCTACCCAAG TACCCACACAACTCCGCCATGTCCTGATTATTGAGTTCGAGTACACACGCGTCTACCTCAACTCTCTCGCCCTGCAAGCCGTGGTGGAACGCTGCACGCACAACACGCCCCTGCAAACACACGCCAATCTCTCCACCGCGCGCACCCCGACCAACGGCATCGCCCCTGGCCCAGGAGACGGCGGCGCCATTCCCTTCTCCACACTAACCAAGTGGTACGCCAACGACCGGCACTACATCAACGAAGTCATCGACGCATCGCGCAACGTTCTCAAAGTCGTCGTGGACGGCCTCTACCCAGGGGACTATCTCCGCCATGCCCCAGTGCGGACCTTCTTCCGCATCGTGTCCGTGGCCATCATCCTGCTGAAAACATTTGCCCTGGGCGCAACAGAAGAAGACGTCGCCGTCTCTCTCGCGCTCCTCTCGGGTGCCGTCGACGCCCTCCGCACCTCCATCGTAGACGACGTGCACGTCGGCAACCGCTTCGCCGACCTAGTCGAAACCCTCACGCACCGCATCCGCTCGCGCTTCGTCCGCCTCGCCGCAAACGCTCCAACCAGCCTCTCGCGCGCCGGCTCACGCTCCCCCATCCAAGCGCCCCCAATGCCTCCCCCCGCGCCGCTCAACCACCTAGCCAACGCCTACCTAGGCTCCAGCTCCGCCGCCTTCGCACCCCCCGGCTCCGGCACAGGGACCTCGATCCCAGGCAGCCCCTCGCTCGGCGGCTTCACAGCCAGCGGCAGCGGCCGCGGCACCCCGCTCTCGCACTTGCACTCGCACTCCCTATGGGGCATCTCCGCTGAACACTACGATCCAAACTCAAACTCCATCAGCATCATGCCCCCGCCGGGCTTCCACTCTTTTCCCCACCCAACCCCAAACACAAACCCAACCCCAAACACGCCAGGCGGCTCCAACGTCCATGAAAATGGAAACAACAGTACGAACAGCAGCCATGGAGAGGGCAATGCGAACGGCTCGTGGTCTCAGTGGGCGAACAGCGGCGCTAGTTGGGGCGGCGCAGGGAACGATCAGGATTGGTTGGCTTTGCCGCTGGATCCTTTGCTGGATCAGTGGGGGGCTGAGATCAATCAGACGGCCATGGGGCCTGATGTCGGCGGTATGGATATGCTGGATATCTTGTTGAATATGGGCGGGCCACCAGGCAGCACCTCGTAG